A stretch of Synechococcus sp. WH 8020 DNA encodes these proteins:
- a CDS encoding glycine betaine ABC transporter substrate-binding protein, whose protein sequence is MEDTMTAHLWRRRAVLLSGLGLATASLSSLVRLSRQRQARSTAAKSSTQKGSEPQSDSVLTQSSATGPLRLGWSPWADAEVMSLIAQRVIQQAYNLPVERVMADIGIQYASVARGDLDLMLMAWLPLTHKDYWTRVRDRVLDFGSMYSGRLGWVVPDYVDASELRSITDLQNPEVAARFQNRVQGIDPGSGLNQASEQALVDYKLGDMRLVASSSAAMTAVLDKEIRERRWVVVTSWTPHWMFARYKLRFLEDPQLVFGGVEWIHALGRQGLDREYPALTAFLSRFQIPDRELSDVLLMANERSAEEAVENYLNLHPARIRYWTTGKIS, encoded by the coding sequence GTGGAGGACACCATGACAGCCCATCTCTGGCGTCGCCGTGCCGTTTTGCTGTCAGGTCTTGGTTTAGCTACGGCTTCCCTGTCCAGCCTGGTGCGCTTGAGCAGGCAACGCCAGGCACGCTCGACCGCAGCTAAGTCCTCCACACAAAAAGGCTCGGAACCACAATCGGACTCTGTGTTGACTCAGTCGAGTGCAACGGGGCCGTTGCGCTTGGGATGGTCTCCATGGGCTGATGCAGAAGTGATGAGCTTGATCGCTCAGCGGGTGATTCAGCAGGCTTACAACCTTCCCGTGGAACGGGTCATGGCCGATATCGGCATTCAATATGCCTCTGTGGCGCGAGGGGATCTCGACCTGATGTTGATGGCTTGGTTGCCGTTAACGCACAAGGACTACTGGACACGAGTCCGTGACCGGGTGCTCGATTTCGGTTCCATGTATTCCGGCCGTCTTGGTTGGGTGGTTCCCGATTACGTGGATGCCTCTGAGCTTCGCTCGATCACTGATCTGCAAAATCCTGAAGTCGCGGCGCGTTTTCAGAACAGGGTCCAAGGCATTGACCCTGGCTCAGGCCTCAATCAGGCTTCTGAGCAGGCGTTGGTGGATTACAAGCTGGGTGACATGCGCCTGGTTGCTTCCAGTAGCGCTGCTATGACGGCTGTTCTTGATAAAGAGATTCGGGAGCGACGTTGGGTGGTGGTGACCAGTTGGACGCCGCATTGGATGTTTGCTCGCTACAAGCTCCGTTTCTTGGAGGATCCCCAGCTCGTGTTTGGTGGTGTGGAATGGATTCATGCCCTAGGGAGGCAGGGCTTGGATCGGGAGTACCCAGCTCTGACAGCATTTTTATCCCGTTTTCAGATCCCTGATCGTGAGCTGTCTGATGTCCTTCTGATGGCGAATGAGCGCTCGGCAGAAGAAGCTGTCGAAAACTATCTCAATCTTCATCCGGCCCGAATTCGCTACTGGACAACAGGAAAAATCAGCTGA
- a CDS encoding glycosyl transferase, producing the protein MDFQQGLIATIHDYGLGKLDLPDFRRQLRQRPTSLLIPCLMEEFSRPALGLIREVLAELSGLEELVIALSAETCDDVAAAEAFFSDMPFPVRVHWTNGPAVAESLQSLQTLGLNVTGPPGKGWAVWQGLGVACRSAEIVGLFDADIRTFSPAYPQRMLRPLLDPSLGVAYVKAFYSRLSLETQSLHGRATRLFVGPLLTSLEQIFGPMPYLRYLQSFRYPLAGEFAFTRDLAMNLRIPSDWGLEIGLLSEVYRHVAPRRIAQVDLGLFDHKHKTLGNAPSEGLQRMAGEIFATVLRGLMEHEGRMLSPDQIPTLEVLFRRVGEDRVQQFGLDSAINRLPYSRHSEELAVQSFATLLRPKVEELMAAPVAHQLPSWSRLLCCTERLQADLAEAGQTRSIKAATNKTPRHHHHRPLMACPPRRPATAA; encoded by the coding sequence ATGGATTTTCAGCAGGGATTAATCGCCACGATTCATGACTATGGACTCGGAAAGCTGGACCTCCCAGACTTTCGTCGTCAGCTGAGGCAACGCCCAACGTCCTTGCTGATTCCGTGCCTCATGGAAGAGTTCAGCCGTCCTGCGCTCGGACTGATCCGTGAGGTGCTGGCAGAACTAAGCGGCCTCGAAGAACTCGTGATCGCGTTGTCAGCGGAGACCTGCGACGACGTCGCCGCCGCGGAAGCCTTCTTCTCTGACATGCCATTTCCGGTACGCGTGCACTGGACGAATGGTCCCGCCGTTGCCGAATCACTGCAGTCCCTTCAGACGCTTGGCCTCAATGTGACCGGACCACCTGGGAAAGGCTGGGCTGTGTGGCAAGGGCTTGGTGTGGCTTGCAGAAGCGCTGAGATCGTTGGTCTCTTTGATGCTGACATCCGCACCTTTTCACCGGCGTACCCACAAAGAATGCTGCGACCGTTGCTGGACCCCTCTCTCGGTGTGGCTTATGTGAAAGCGTTTTACAGCCGTCTTTCGCTCGAGACCCAATCTCTGCATGGGAGAGCAACACGCCTTTTTGTAGGCCCACTCCTCACCAGCCTGGAGCAGATTTTTGGGCCGATGCCTTATTTGCGCTATCTCCAATCATTTCGCTACCCCTTAGCCGGCGAGTTCGCGTTCACCAGAGATCTGGCCATGAATTTGCGCATTCCTTCGGACTGGGGACTCGAAATTGGTTTGCTTTCAGAGGTGTATCGCCATGTGGCCCCTCGCCGCATCGCCCAAGTGGATCTCGGCTTGTTTGATCACAAGCACAAAACATTGGGCAATGCTCCTTCAGAGGGATTGCAACGCATGGCCGGTGAAATTTTTGCCACGGTGCTTCGTGGACTCATGGAGCATGAAGGTCGAATGTTGTCTCCAGACCAAATTCCAACCCTTGAAGTGCTGTTCCGACGGGTCGGCGAAGACCGTGTCCAACAGTTTGGATTGGATTCAGCCATTAATCGTCTGCCTTACAGCCGACACAGCGAAGAGCTTGCTGTCCAAAGCTTCGCAACCTTGTTACGTCCCAAAGTTGAGGAATTGATGGCAGCTCCAGTGGCCCATCAGCTCCCTAGCTGGTCGAGGTTGCTGTGCTGCACCGAACGCTTACAAGCAGACCTTGCCGAAGCAGGCCAGACACGGAGCATTAAGGCAGCAACCAACAAAACGCCACGACATCATCACCATCGCCCACTAATGGCATGTCCACCGAGACGTCCTGCGACAGCAGCTTGA
- a CDS encoding alpha-amylase family glycosyl hydrolase, with the protein MRQQFAKLCSIPDALGKGMVSKQLMAHKWLPSLLSELYEHHSSEDLNRLSSQLLHSERSASEIAVSESLDLGSADATATTARWDSSSCVLIAYADTVSANNQPGLRCLQALLHDHFHGLSSVVHVLPFLRSTSDGGFAVASHEEIEQRFGDWNDLAALAEGRQLMADLVLNHISASHPWVRAFLKGEEPGARCVLAAAPHSCWDNVVRPRSSALFTTLATDRGPETVWTTFGPDQVDVNWREPEVLLGFTRLLDLFCSFGIQWLRLDAVGFVWKQPLSDCIHQPQAHRLVQVLRLLLESRCPQGVVVTETNVPEQENLSYLTTGTEAHLAYNFPLPPLVLEACLSRRADLLNSWLARWPQLPQGTGLLNFTACHDGIGLRPLEGLMESDRLLQLLKQCEQRGGLVSHRRMADGLDVPYEINISWWSAMAAPGRDPSHHQRARFVLTQLLLLTLPGVPAFYLPALLATPNDNARFRLSGHRRDLNRPQFQLDRLERLLADVESDPRQVVELLQQAMAVRRGQPALDPFAPMTVLSEGRSDVVILQRGEGASTLFAIHNFSDVRLSFPLSTLANATGSVWHDVLNGNSFVAGQTALDLEPFAVHWLTR; encoded by the coding sequence ATGCGACAACAATTTGCGAAGCTCTGTTCCATACCTGATGCACTTGGCAAAGGCATGGTGTCGAAGCAGTTAATGGCGCATAAGTGGTTGCCATCGCTTCTGTCGGAGCTTTATGAACACCATTCTTCGGAGGATCTCAATCGGCTGTCGTCGCAATTGCTGCATTCCGAGCGGTCCGCGTCAGAGATTGCTGTTTCAGAGTCGCTCGATCTTGGGAGTGCAGACGCAACGGCAACGACTGCGCGTTGGGATTCCTCGAGTTGTGTGTTGATTGCCTATGCCGATACGGTGAGCGCCAATAACCAGCCTGGCCTTCGTTGTTTGCAGGCTCTTCTCCACGACCATTTCCATGGCCTCTCATCGGTCGTGCATGTGTTGCCCTTCTTGCGCTCCACCAGTGATGGAGGTTTTGCCGTTGCCAGCCATGAGGAGATTGAGCAACGCTTCGGTGATTGGAATGACTTGGCCGCGTTGGCTGAAGGTCGCCAGTTGATGGCTGATTTGGTTCTCAATCACATTTCAGCGTCGCACCCTTGGGTGCGGGCTTTTCTGAAGGGAGAGGAACCTGGCGCGCGATGTGTGTTGGCTGCTGCTCCCCACTCTTGTTGGGACAATGTGGTGCGCCCGCGCAGTTCGGCGCTATTCACCACCCTCGCGACAGATCGGGGCCCAGAAACGGTCTGGACCACGTTCGGGCCCGATCAAGTGGATGTGAACTGGCGAGAGCCTGAGGTGTTGCTGGGGTTCACTCGCCTGCTCGATTTGTTTTGCAGTTTTGGCATCCAATGGTTGCGCCTTGATGCCGTGGGGTTTGTTTGGAAACAACCTTTGAGTGATTGCATCCATCAGCCTCAAGCCCATCGCTTGGTGCAAGTGTTGCGTCTTCTCTTGGAGTCTCGATGTCCTCAGGGAGTGGTGGTGACGGAAACGAATGTTCCCGAGCAGGAAAATCTGTCTTATTTGACCACGGGTACTGAAGCGCACCTCGCCTACAACTTCCCCTTACCTCCTTTGGTCCTCGAGGCATGTCTCAGTCGTCGTGCAGATCTGCTGAATTCCTGGCTGGCGCGTTGGCCTCAGCTCCCTCAAGGGACAGGCCTGCTCAATTTCACGGCCTGTCATGACGGGATTGGTTTGCGGCCGCTTGAAGGGTTGATGGAATCCGATCGCTTGCTCCAGTTGCTGAAGCAATGCGAGCAGAGGGGTGGTTTGGTGAGTCACCGGCGCATGGCGGATGGACTGGATGTTCCCTATGAGATCAACATCAGCTGGTGGAGTGCCATGGCGGCTCCAGGGAGGGATCCATCACACCATCAACGAGCGCGTTTTGTGTTGACGCAATTGCTGCTGTTGACGTTGCCCGGTGTGCCTGCGTTTTACCTGCCGGCGTTACTGGCAACCCCTAATGACAATGCTCGATTTCGCCTCAGCGGTCATCGGCGCGACCTCAACCGTCCTCAATTTCAACTCGACCGTTTAGAGCGTTTGTTGGCTGATGTTGAAAGCGATCCCCGTCAGGTGGTGGAGTTACTGCAACAAGCAATGGCTGTCCGTCGTGGCCAGCCGGCGCTAGATCCCTTCGCCCCAATGACGGTCCTGAGCGAAGGACGCTCTGATGTAGTGATTCTGCAGAGGGGTGAAGGGGCAAGCACTCTGTTTGCCATTCACAATTTCAGTGATGTTCGCCTCAGTTTCCCTTTGAGCACCCTTGCTAACGCCACAGGGTCTGTTTGGCATGACGTGTTGAACGGGAATTCCTTTGTTGCGGGCCAAACGGCTCTCGACCTTGAGCCGTTTGCTGTGCATTGGTTGACTCGATGA